From bacterium, the proteins below share one genomic window:
- a CDS encoding Rpn family recombination-promoting nuclease/putative transposase — MQFLDVKTDFAFKKVFGSKQSKDILINFINSVVKFKDGSIIEDLTIVDPYQIPLLKGMKDTYVDVKAILSDGSGVIIEMQILNYEGLEKRILYNAAKAYSTQLLCGDEFYLLNPIIAITITDFEMFSEWTKVISYFRLIEKEELVEYSGDIELIFIELPKFKKEESELSDITDKWIYFIKNAGKLNYIPKTLGMSKEIKKAFEIANQAGLSAKELEIQHKRKDFIYIQKASISYAEKKGLEQGLEQGLQQGLEQGLQQGLEQGLQQGLEQGLQQGLEQGLQQGLEQGLQQGEYRKAIETAKSMYKKGFKLEMIAEITELSEEEINRVVRLAN; from the coding sequence ATGCAGTTTTTAGATGTAAAAACAGACTTTGCCTTTAAAAAGGTATTTGGAAGTAAACAATCAAAAGATATACTTATAAACTTTATAAACTCCGTGGTTAAATTCAAAGATGGAAGCATTATTGAAGATTTAACCATAGTTGACCCATATCAGATACCGTTACTTAAAGGGATGAAAGATACCTATGTTGATGTCAAGGCAATATTATCAGATGGTAGTGGCGTAATTATTGAGATGCAGATATTAAATTATGAAGGATTAGAAAAAAGGATTCTCTACAATGCGGCGAAGGCATATTCTACGCAACTTTTATGTGGTGATGAATTTTATCTATTAAACCCGATTATTGCTATCACTATTACTGATTTTGAGATGTTTAGTGAGTGGACAAAGGTCATCAGTTACTTCAGATTGATAGAGAAGGAGGAGTTAGTTGAATATAGTGGAGATATTGAATTAATCTTCATTGAGTTGCCAAAATTCAAGAAGGAAGAAAGTGAATTAAGTGATATTACGGATAAATGGATATATTTTATAAAAAATGCGGGTAAGCTAAATTACATACCCAAAACACTGGGGATGAGTAAAGAGATAAAGAAGGCATTTGAGATAGCCAATCAAGCAGGTCTGAGTGCTAAAGAATTAGAGATACAGCATAAAAGGAAAGATTTCATCTATATTCAAAAGGCATCGATTTCTTATGCCGAAAAGAAAGGGTTAGAACAAGGATTAGAACAAGGGTTACAACAAGGATTAGAACAAGGGTTACAACAAGGATTAGAACAAGGGTTACAACAAGGATTAGAACAAGGATTACAACAAGGATTAGAACAAGGGTTACAACAAGGATTAGAACAAGGATTACAACAAGGCGAATATAGGAAGGCAATAGAAACAGCTAAATCGATGTATAAAAAAGGGTTTAAATTGGAGATGATTGCTGAGATAACAGAACTTTCAGAAGAGGAAATAAATAGGGTTGTAAGACTAGCGAATTAG